The Polypterus senegalus isolate Bchr_013 chromosome 1, ASM1683550v1, whole genome shotgun sequence genome includes a window with the following:
- the kpna4 gene encoding importin subunit alpha-3 yields MADNEKLDNQRLKNFKNKGRDLETMRRQRNEVVVELRKNKRDEHLLKRRNVPHEDICEDSDVDGDYRVQNTSLEAIVQNATSDNQGVQLSAVQAARKLLSSDRNPPIDDLIKSGILPILVHCLERDDNPSLQFEAAWALTNIASGTSEQTQAVVQSNAVPLFLRLLHSPHQNVCEQAVWALGNIIGDGPQCRDYVISLGVVKPLLSFINPSIPITFLRNVTWVMVNLCRHKDPPPPMETIQEILPALCVLIHHNDVNILVDTVWALSYLTDAGNEQIQMVIDSAIVQNLVPLLSHQEVKVQTAALRAVGNIVTGTDEQTQVVLNCDALSHFPALLTHPKEKINKEAVWFLSNITAGNQQQVQAVIDANLVPMIIHLLDKGDFGTQKEAAWAISNLTISGRKDQVAYLIQQSVIPPFCNLLTVKDAQVVQVVLDGLSNILKMADDEAETIANLIEECGGLEKIEHLQNHENEDIYKLAYEIIDQFFSSDDIEDPSLVPEAIQGGTFGFNSSANVPTEGFQF; encoded by the exons acCATGAGGCGGCAGCGTAATGAAGTTGTGGTTGAATTACGTAAG AATAAACGAGATGAACATTTGCTAAAAAGAAGAAATGTTCCACATGAAGATATTTGTGAAGACTCTGATGTTGATGGCGATTATAGAGTG caaaacacgTCTTTGGAGGCAATAGTACAA AATGCGACAAGTGACAACCAAGGTGTTCAGTTAAGTGCTGTACAGGCTGCAAG GAAACTTTTGTCTAGTGACCGCAATCCCCCAATTGATGACTTGATAAAATCGGGCATTTTGCCTATTTTAGTTCATTGTCTAGAAAGAGATGACAA cccatcACTACAGTTTGAAGCAGCATGGGCTTTAACAAACATTGCCTCTGGGACCTCTGAACAGACACAAGCAGTTGTGCAGTCaa ATGCAGTTCCGCTGTTTTTAAGATTATTGCATTCGCCACATCAAAATGTTTGTGAACAAGCAGTCTGGGCATTGGGAAACATCATTG GTGATGGACCACAGTGTCGAGATTATGTAATTAGCCTTGGAGTGGTCAAACCCCTGCTTTCCTTTATTAACCCATCAATCCCTATTACATTTCTTCGAAATGTCACCTGGGTAATGGTTAACTTGTGCCGTCATAAAGATCCACCCCCACCAATGGAAACTATTCAGGAA ATACTTCCAGCACTGTGTGTGCTTATCCACCATAATGATGTAAAT ATTTTGGTGGACACTGTTTGGGCTCTCTCTTATTTAACTGATGCTGGCAATGAACAAATTCAGATGGTAATAGATTCAGCAATTGTTCAGAATTTGGTGCCTCTTTTGAGCCACCAAGAAGTCAAAGTAcag ACAGCTGCACTAAGAGCCGTGGGCAATATTGTGACTGGTACAGATGAGCAGACACAAGTGGTGCTTAACTGTGACGCTCTTTCCCACTTTCCAGCCTTGTTGACACACCCAAAAGAAAAGATTAACAAG GAGGCAGTATGGTTCCTTTCTAACATCACAGCGGGGAATCAACAGCAAGTACAGGCTGTGATTGATGCTAATCTTGTTCCAATGATCATACATCTTTTAGATAAG GGTGATTTTGGTACACAGAAAGAAGCTGCATGGGCAATAAGTAACTTGACCATTAGTGGAAGGAAGGATCAG GTAGCGTACCTTATCCAGCAAAGCGTTATTCCTCCATTTTGCAACCTTCTTACAGTCAAAGATGCACAAGTTGTGCAGGTTGTATTGGATGGACTCAGTAACATCCTAAAAATGGCAGATGATGAAGCAGAAACAATTGCTAACCTGATTGAAGAGTGTGGAG GTTTGGAGAAAATAGAGCATTTACAAAATCATGAAAATGAGGACATCTATAAACTGGCCTATGAAATTATTGATCAGTTCTTCTCTTCTGATGAC ATTGAAGATCCTAGCCTGGTACCAGAGGCAATTCAAGGTGGAACATTTGGTTTCAATTCATCAGCTAATGTGCCAACCGAaggatttcagttttaa